From one Anopheles cruzii chromosome 3, idAnoCruzAS_RS32_06, whole genome shotgun sequence genomic stretch:
- the LOC128272097 gene encoding secernin-3, giving the protein MSTNGGETFVVLPPCTESSRKQIIFGRNGTGSGDDVSEVVYVPADAGSEPVSLPNGCEIEGATSYAVILNKPAGSWGAESGSNEKAVTIGLSYSGGATQEGKVSALDLVRLGLERSESASGAIDTMVGLVEKYGSEDRNALKAAFVICDPEAVWLLNVAGHFWAAKQVQETSIALAASGFTIGSPFDRSTEGLADGAKDAGAWDGSGEFSFSAAFGGSPDDATTRSWPANEPGAEGAFGLKQMFECLRANGSSTGSSQVSVLTGDGELPCHWFTATPLAEESVFKPFIFTAGAKISPLTRVPDGETQTLLHRLHSNRKWEAVGSLLSSLEDTCVDEVNRFLGEHSGEPSQELDELMKDCVEAEVKFYR; this is encoded by the coding sequence ATGTCTACCAACGGAGGCGAAACGTTCGTGGTGCTTCCGCCGTGCACTGAGTCCTCCCGGAAGCAGATTATCTTCGGGCGTAATGGTACCGGATCGGGCGACGATGTGAGCGAGGTTGTCTACGTGCCTGCCGACGCCGGCAGCGAGCCAGTGTCCTTGCCGAATGGCTGTGAAATCGAGGGAGCGACCAGCTACGCGGTGATCCTCAATAAACCGGCTGGCAGCTGGGGAGCTGAGAGTGGGTCCAACGAGAAAGCGGTCACTATAGGACTTTCGTACAGCGGCGGAGCCACCCAGGAGGGCAAAGTGTCCGCCCTAGATTTGGTACGTCTGGGACTGGAGCGTAGCGAGAGTGCGTCCGGTGCGATCGACACGATGGTGGGGCTAGTGGAAAAGTATGGCAGTGAGGACCGGAACGCACTGAAGGCAGCGTTCGTGATTTGTGATCCGGAGGCCGTATGGCTGCTGAATGTGGCAGGACACTTTTGGGCGGCGAAACAGGTCCAAGAGACGAGCATAGCGCTGGCAGCGAGTGGCTTCACGATCGGAAGCCCGTTCGATCGTAGCACGGAAGGGTTAGCTGACGGTGCAAAGGATGCCGGTGCGTGGGACGGGTCGGGTGAGTTTAGTTTTAGTGCAGCATTCGGAGGTAGTCCGGATGACGCAACCACGCGATCGTGGCCCGCAAACGAACCGGGTGCCGAGGGAGCTTTCGGGTTAAAgcaaatgtttgaatgtttacgAGCGAACGGCTCATCGACCGGTTCCAGTCAGGTGTCGGTGTTAACCGGAGACGGTGAGTTGCCGTGCCACTGGTTCACTGCTACACCGCTGGCCGAAGAATCCGTTTTTAAGCCGTTCATATTTACCGCGGGCGCCAAAATTTCGCCCCTCACACGAGTGCCGGACGGTGAAACGCAAACGCTACTCCACCGTCTGCACAGCAACCGGAAGTGGGAAGCAGTCGGAAGTCTGCTTAGCTCGCTGGAGGACACGTGCGTGGATGAAGTGAACCGGTTCTTGGGCGAACACTCGGGCGAACCGAGTCAGGAACTGGATGAACTGATGAAAGACTGCGTCGAGGCGGAAGTTAAGTTCTACCGTTAG